Proteins encoded in a region of the Zea mays cultivar B73 chromosome 2, Zm-B73-REFERENCE-NAM-5.0, whole genome shotgun sequence genome:
- the LOC103648046 gene encoding UPF0481 protein At3g47200 — translation MDLEGASYSNQMMASMAAGESGSSMRRRAWVVEVEKTLDEADASVEVSRWQLHSIYRVPACIKDLNRKAYKPQVVSLGPFHHRRDGELLPMEEHKKRALRHLLRRSKRPLEEFAAAVADVAGQLESAYLDLGAEWRGADGRERFLEMMIVDGCFLLEVIKATEMDGRNVVSDYAPNDPIFSHHGVLYMVPYIRRDMLMLENQLPLLLLEKLVAVQTGKPPSADAINRMVLKFMSGSPSARLPPGSTLGLHPLDLRRRSMLFGPQQAPQPVSRDMAPETTDIIRSAVELYEAGIRFRKTSSDSLHNVRFRGGVLSMPAVSVDDSTEYMFLNMMAFERLHVGAGNDVTAYVFFMDSIIDSAKDVALLSTSGIIQNAVGSDKAVAQLFNSISKDVVLEPQSSLDAVQREVNAYCGKPWNLWRANLIHTYFRSPWAFMSLAAAVFLLVMTVMQTVYTVLPFYQQDQGSSPAAPAPL, via the exons ATGGATCTAGAAGGAgctagctatagcaaccaaatgaTGGCATCAATGGCGGCCGGCGAGAGCGGCAGCAGCATGAGAAGAAGGGCctgggtggtggaggtggagaagACGCTGGACGAGGCGGACGCGTCGGTGGAGGTGTCACGGTGGCAGCTCCACTCCATCTACCGCGTGCCGGCGTGTATCAAGGACCTCAACCGCAAGGCGTACAAGCCGCAGGTGGTGTCGCTGGGCCCCTTCCACCACCGCCGCGACGGCGAACTCCTGCCCATGGAGGAGCACAAGAAGCGCGCGCTGCGGCACCTGCTCCGCCGATCCAAGCGCCCGCTGGAGGAGTTCGCGGCCGCCGTGGCGGACGTCGCGGGGCAGCTGGAGAGCGCGTACCTGGACCTGGGCGCCGAGTGGCGCGGCGCAGACGGGCGGGAGCGGTTCCTGGAGATGATGATCGTCGACGGCTGCTTCCTGCTGGAGGTCATCAAGGCCACCGAGATGGACGGGAGGAACGTCGTCAGCGACTACGCCCCCAACGACCCCATCTTCAGCCACCACGGGGTGCTCTACATGGTGCCCTACATCCGCCGCGACATGCTCATGCTCGAGAATCAGCTGCCCTTGCTCCTGCTTGAGAAGCTCGTCGCCGTCCAGACTGGCAAGCCTCCG AGCGCCGACGCGATCAACCGGATGGTGCTCAAGTTCATGTCGGGGTCCCCATCGGCGCGGCTGCCGCCGGGCAGCACGCTCGGGCTCCACCCGCTCGACCTGCGGCGCCGGAGCATGCTCTTCGGCCCGCAGCAGGCGCCCCAGCCGGTGTCACGGGACATGGCGCCGGAGACGACGGACATCATCCGGTCGGCGGTGGAGCTGTACGAGGCCGGGATCCGGTTCAGGAAGACCAGCTCGGACAGCCTCCACAACGTGCGGTTCCGCGGCGGCGTGCTGAGCATGCCGGCGGTGTCCGTGGACGACTCCACCGAGTACATGTTCCTCAACATGATGGCGTTCGAGCGGCTGCACGTCGGCGCAGGCAACGACGTCACGGCCTACGTCTTCTTCATGGACAGCATCATCGACTCGGCCAAGGACGTGGCGCTGCTCAGCACCAGCGGCATCATCCAGAACGCCGTCGGCAGCGACAAGGCGGTGGCCCAGCTGTTCAACAGCATCTCCAAGGACGTCGTGCTCGAGCCGCAGAGCTCGCTGGACGCTGTGCAACGGGAGGTCAACGCCTACTGCGGGAAGCCGTGGAACCTGTGGCGCGCCAATCTCATCCACACCTACTTCCGGAGCCCCTGGGCGTTCATgtccctcgccgccgccgtcttcCTACTCGTCATGACCGTCATGCAGACCGTCTACACCGTGCTGCCATTCTACCAGCAGGACCAAGGCAGCTCGCCGGCGGCACCGGCTCCATTGTGA